The proteins below come from a single Puniceicoccaceae bacterium genomic window:
- the aroA gene encoding 3-phosphoshikimate 1-carboxyvinyltransferase yields MNCRRCDMGVRWLGRLQRLCSDQKSPLWFAQMDALEKLEINPIRRGTDGAVELPGSKSISNRALLLAALCDGSVELSGLLKSEDTELMRHCLAQLGVDLQESGPNRLKVQGVGGSFPVKQAELFVGTAGTVARLLVGILGVQEGGHYRVDGSPVMRRRPMKELTDLLIQLGCEFEWQGEPGSLPFVMHPNGFTKTCLQVDARASSQVLSAALMAAPLAGTDVTLSLNETGVRQPYVVMTCRMMQNFGIGKVHWNTSFTEFKVAGGSKYHSPTGFYAVEADASAASYFLTLPLVTGGSMRVEPFDSQGLQGDVAYADVLSKIGAQLTSTDRGLCVRWGKVPLEAHRFNFHAISDTFMTLAAVSPLLPRPLRIEGIRHTRLQESDRVAAMATELERLGQEVEQGDDYLHVFPRRSELMEVARAGVEIQTYRDHRIAMSFGVLGSKDLLGDQIPWLTVLDPRCCEKTYPGFFDDLSRLQGGSE; encoded by the coding sequence ATGAATTGCAGGCGATGCGACATGGGGGTGAGGTGGTTGGGCAGACTTCAACGCTTGTGTTCGGATCAAAAATCCCCTCTATGGTTTGCCCAGATGGATGCATTGGAAAAACTCGAAATTAACCCGATCCGACGTGGTACCGATGGGGCAGTGGAGCTGCCCGGCTCCAAGAGCATTTCGAACCGTGCCCTGTTGCTTGCTGCCTTGTGCGATGGAAGTGTCGAACTCTCGGGACTGCTGAAGAGCGAAGACACGGAACTCATGCGGCATTGCCTTGCACAGCTGGGTGTGGACCTGCAGGAGAGCGGTCCGAATCGATTGAAGGTTCAGGGGGTTGGCGGGAGTTTTCCGGTGAAACAGGCTGAACTGTTTGTGGGAACCGCCGGAACCGTCGCCCGCCTGCTTGTTGGGATCCTTGGAGTTCAAGAGGGGGGACACTACCGGGTGGATGGTTCACCCGTGATGCGTCGTCGCCCGATGAAGGAATTGACAGACCTGCTGATCCAGTTGGGTTGTGAATTTGAATGGCAGGGAGAACCCGGATCGCTCCCATTTGTCATGCATCCAAACGGGTTTACGAAGACATGCCTGCAGGTGGATGCGCGCGCTTCGAGCCAGGTGCTCTCGGCAGCACTGATGGCCGCACCCCTGGCGGGAACGGATGTTACCCTTAGCTTGAATGAAACCGGAGTGAGGCAGCCCTACGTGGTCATGACCTGCCGGATGATGCAGAACTTCGGGATCGGGAAAGTCCACTGGAACACATCCTTCACCGAGTTCAAGGTAGCGGGCGGTAGCAAATACCACTCTCCAACGGGCTTCTATGCCGTGGAGGCAGATGCCAGTGCAGCGAGTTATTTTCTAACCCTTCCGTTGGTGACCGGTGGAAGCATGCGTGTGGAACCTTTTGATTCTCAGGGACTTCAGGGGGATGTTGCCTATGCGGATGTGCTCTCGAAGATTGGAGCGCAACTCACGTCAACGGACAGAGGACTCTGCGTGCGCTGGGGCAAAGTTCCGCTGGAGGCTCATCGATTCAACTTTCATGCGATCTCGGACACCTTCATGACGTTGGCTGCGGTGTCTCCGCTGTTACCCCGACCCCTTCGCATTGAGGGGATCCGGCATACACGTTTGCAGGAAAGCGACCGGGTGGCTGCGATGGCGACCGAGCTGGAACGACTCGGACAGGAGGTCGAGCAGGGCGATGACTATCTACACGTCTTTCCCCGACGTTCGGAACTCATGGAAGTGGCTCGGGCCGGAGTGGAAATCCAGACCTATCGGGACCACCGCATCGCCATGAGTTTTGGGGTGCTCGGCAGCAAGGATTTGCTTGGAGATCAGATTCCGTGGCTCACGGTGCTGGATCCGCGTTGTTGTGAAAAAACCTATCCGGGATTTTTTGACGATTTATCGCGCCTGCAAGGTGGATCTGAATAA
- a CDS encoding TonB family protein, with protein sequence MKTYHRIASLLAEWRNPFWQGLALVVMIAKLCLITSLSAESMESPNCKHADTDHDLLILALQYHLAVEATWDPELASAYLHAAAFDGCGIALSILQSMRDSGYESEDSTPPLRLKFDDLPTAIRRFFLRSPESQQSVFNLPEAQAWNLEQLGHKNPVARFNLSAMQFPPEKMRAWFIHTPDYYRPVRFPSSHKDTESPLLRHRPSEAELHAEEWLLSYHQNLDTPTPEETTLTQLAHSIELGSLRAKLYQVKFFPDTTEAETDSDSQIDGLQFLLDQDYPPAWDVQCARLHALIRAKTWDSSESQNVLNTVEKALRYGYERNALRLLSSLMAHTPDEQTQQHAFALFLKSAELGMPSACFSVGFCYRNGWGVEPDPTEAKRWFEVAESHGDPSASFQLGWMYLQEELYPSAFRHFENAAEGGDELAQLQCALMTLEGVGTEADRQLAFRWFEAAADRGNATASLFCGYFHDNAWIEGQPRNLDQALYHYRQSLIGIDATSFDTFFQFLEDRWAQPDANVEGMLLTVDELLSWVPPQHLIHLGMACWQHPSWSASMRWDCAAHYFEAAAAQGDATGRLMQCVFSIHGFPGVPPSQAVAELQSILSEPATSMDPRFRSKTIAALSIAYLSGIGTALNYPAFLTLMDQESLPEGLRSQLDAIAMQSAAYRLFRHQSDYNDTFRRAQFRSRSQPENCPPEAIVQFAAAYPRYLEELQLSGNVLISMIIDPEGRILAPMVEESSHPGFEEPAMRALSHWRFLPALRDGKPVRARIRVPIRFRAGSLD encoded by the coding sequence GTGAAAACTTACCATCGCATTGCATCCCTCCTTGCCGAATGGAGAAACCCGTTTTGGCAAGGGTTGGCTCTGGTCGTGATGATCGCAAAACTCTGCCTCATCACTTCACTGTCGGCAGAGTCGATGGAGTCTCCCAACTGCAAGCACGCTGACACTGATCACGACCTGCTCATTCTCGCCCTACAGTACCATCTTGCGGTGGAAGCCACTTGGGACCCGGAACTCGCATCTGCCTACCTCCATGCAGCCGCTTTTGATGGCTGTGGCATCGCGCTGTCCATTCTGCAGTCCATGCGGGACTCGGGGTACGAGAGCGAAGACTCCACACCGCCCTTGCGGCTAAAGTTCGACGACCTGCCAACTGCAATTCGAAGGTTTTTCCTGCGCTCCCCCGAATCGCAACAATCCGTTTTCAACCTGCCCGAAGCGCAAGCCTGGAATCTCGAACAACTCGGACACAAGAACCCGGTTGCCCGATTCAATCTTTCTGCGATGCAGTTCCCACCGGAAAAAATGCGTGCCTGGTTTATTCACACACCTGATTATTATCGCCCCGTGCGTTTTCCCTCTTCCCATAAGGATACAGAAAGTCCATTGCTCCGGCACCGTCCCTCCGAAGCAGAATTGCACGCAGAAGAATGGCTGCTTTCCTACCATCAAAACCTCGATACCCCAACCCCGGAAGAAACCACACTAACCCAACTTGCTCATTCCATCGAACTCGGTTCGCTGCGTGCAAAGCTGTATCAGGTCAAGTTCTTCCCCGACACCACCGAAGCGGAAACCGACTCGGACTCACAGATCGATGGGCTGCAATTTCTGCTCGATCAGGACTATCCTCCCGCCTGGGATGTGCAATGTGCGCGCCTGCACGCGCTTATCCGAGCGAAAACATGGGATTCCTCAGAATCGCAAAACGTTCTGAACACGGTTGAGAAGGCATTGAGATACGGCTACGAACGAAACGCACTTCGCCTGCTCTCTTCCTTGATGGCACATACTCCGGACGAGCAAACTCAGCAGCACGCGTTTGCACTCTTTTTGAAATCCGCCGAACTGGGCATGCCTTCTGCCTGCTTCAGTGTCGGGTTCTGCTATCGCAATGGCTGGGGAGTTGAACCCGACCCGACCGAGGCAAAACGATGGTTTGAAGTCGCTGAATCACACGGAGATCCATCTGCAAGCTTCCAGCTCGGGTGGATGTACCTACAGGAAGAGTTGTATCCCAGCGCATTCCGACATTTCGAAAATGCAGCCGAAGGCGGAGACGAACTCGCACAGCTGCAGTGCGCACTGATGACCTTGGAGGGCGTCGGAACGGAAGCCGACCGGCAACTGGCATTCCGTTGGTTTGAGGCCGCCGCCGACCGCGGCAATGCGACGGCCAGTCTGTTCTGCGGTTATTTTCACGACAACGCGTGGATCGAAGGACAACCCCGCAATCTGGATCAGGCTCTCTACCACTATCGTCAGTCACTCATCGGAATCGATGCGACGAGCTTTGACACATTTTTCCAGTTTCTTGAAGATCGCTGGGCGCAGCCCGACGCCAACGTTGAAGGCATGCTGCTCACCGTGGACGAGTTATTGTCCTGGGTGCCACCTCAACACCTGATCCATCTGGGGATGGCCTGCTGGCAACACCCATCCTGGTCAGCATCCATGCGCTGGGACTGCGCTGCACACTATTTTGAAGCCGCCGCTGCACAGGGAGATGCCACCGGACGCCTGATGCAATGTGTGTTTTCCATCCACGGATTCCCCGGAGTGCCACCCAGTCAGGCTGTTGCAGAATTGCAGTCCATTCTTTCAGAACCCGCGACCTCCATGGATCCCCGTTTTCGATCCAAAACCATCGCAGCGCTCAGTATCGCCTACCTCAGCGGTATCGGCACTGCCCTCAACTATCCAGCCTTTCTCACTCTCATGGATCAGGAATCCCTGCCCGAAGGGCTGCGAAGCCAGCTCGATGCGATTGCCATGCAAAGTGCAGCCTATCGCCTCTTCCGCCATCAATCCGACTACAACGATACTTTTCGCCGTGCACAGTTCCGCAGTCGAAGCCAACCCGAGAACTGCCCACCGGAGGCCATTGTTCAATTCGCCGCAGCCTATCCACGATACCTGGAAGAACTTCAGCTCAGTGGAAACGTTCTGATTTCCATGATCATAGATCCAGAGGGCAGAATTCTTGCACCTATGGTGGAGGAATCCTCGCACCCCGGATTTGAAGAACCCGCCATGCGAGCCTTGAGTCATTGGCGTTTTCTGCCAGCACTGCGGGACGGCAAGCCCGTTCGCGCACGCATCCGGGTGCCCATCCGGTTTCGTGCGGGTTCTCTGGATTAA
- a CDS encoding BLUF domain-containing protein has translation MSECRLIYKSLSTDDFVSNETVKDIAEKGAANNKQQNITGLLVLSGNQFLQVLEGPTPEVNALFRKISGDERHTQVHLLHYELIQHRQFEDWSMRLVDLWDIPGSVREFIRSKYRCVEDIIQIPTDAMVVHALLLDARALSR, from the coding sequence ATGAGTGAGTGCAGATTGATTTATAAAAGCCTATCGACCGATGACTTCGTCTCGAATGAGACGGTCAAGGACATCGCAGAGAAAGGCGCAGCGAACAACAAACAACAAAACATCACCGGATTACTTGTGCTGAGCGGGAATCAGTTCCTCCAGGTACTGGAAGGACCAACACCGGAAGTCAATGCCCTGTTTCGAAAGATCAGTGGCGATGAGCGCCACACACAAGTTCACTTGTTGCACTACGAATTGATCCAGCACCGCCAGTTTGAGGATTGGTCGATGCGACTGGTCGATCTCTGGGATATTCCAGGTAGTGTTCGCGAGTTCATTCGTTCCAAATACCGATGCGTCGAAGACATCATTCAAATCCCGACTGATGCCATGGTGGTGCATGCCCTTTTACTCGACGCACGCGCGCTCTCCCGATGA
- a CDS encoding DNA polymerase domain-containing protein, producing the protein MASTDSSPQQILTGIWVSDEGVVHKSYREEGGTERSVEAPFCGFVWASENDVEANGLGSAATRLSGEGPLNCVLETDQFSTYREWISRDVLGRTCECIRPFESQHLLREHERLFDGLRFDQLKRCQIDIETDSDGIRFSNPYQDRILAIGMKMGDQESLLYLESEDSKGEQQLLERFVETLQEWDPDVIEGHNLFSFDLNYLKIRSQRRKVPCAWGRFGQMANFRKSRLKVAERWVDFQRCDIPGRTVFDTYLMVQLYDVSTRDMPGYGLKTVAKYFGVTRKLDHERTYIAGNEIHRQFREDRDTFLDYLRDDLLETEGVASILLPTYFEQCKTFPILLQEACLRGTSNKIDLLFMEKYFHAGHALPTAAEGFAGFEGGYTRSFHEGVFHHVLHYDVASLYPSLLLRLERNPWPDDLGVFLPLLRELREYRLKYKQLAKTDPDPSLRREYNARQASFKILINSFYGYLGFPGARFGDAELAAQVTADGRELLQRVIDRMQELEAMPLEADTDGIYISSEKWSKAPLELLEKVQQTLPDGIELELGGQYEAMLCYKAKNYAIYDGEQVLIRGSALKSRGIEPFLSDLTKTLIHSLLGASKTDVAEALKCLRQGIESGETAVELLAKSETLNQSPSKYQKEVEGSRKPRRAALEVALRMDPVPGMGERVTYFMGPKEKGKTAMWQRAFAIGEFDAEHCPYDKATYLKKLDEWEQKYGELMALA; encoded by the coding sequence ATGGCATCAACAGACAGCAGTCCACAGCAAATCCTTACAGGAATCTGGGTTTCCGATGAGGGAGTCGTTCACAAAAGCTACCGCGAAGAAGGAGGCACGGAACGCAGTGTTGAAGCTCCGTTTTGTGGGTTTGTCTGGGCGAGTGAGAACGATGTCGAAGCAAATGGACTCGGTTCTGCTGCGACCCGCCTCAGCGGCGAGGGCCCACTGAACTGTGTCTTGGAGACAGATCAGTTTTCCACCTATCGGGAGTGGATTTCGCGGGATGTGCTGGGACGAACTTGCGAGTGCATTCGACCCTTTGAAAGCCAACACCTGCTGCGTGAGCATGAGCGTCTGTTCGATGGTTTGCGCTTTGATCAGCTCAAGCGTTGCCAGATCGACATCGAAACGGATTCTGACGGCATCCGCTTTTCGAATCCATATCAGGATCGCATCCTCGCAATCGGGATGAAGATGGGGGACCAGGAATCCCTGCTGTACCTTGAAAGCGAAGATTCCAAGGGGGAGCAGCAATTGCTCGAGCGCTTTGTCGAAACGCTGCAGGAGTGGGACCCCGATGTCATTGAAGGTCACAACCTGTTTTCGTTTGATCTCAACTACCTCAAGATCCGTTCCCAGCGTCGCAAAGTTCCCTGTGCATGGGGGCGGTTTGGGCAGATGGCAAACTTTCGCAAGAGCCGCCTGAAAGTTGCGGAGCGATGGGTGGATTTTCAGCGTTGTGATATTCCTGGGCGAACTGTTTTTGATACCTACCTCATGGTGCAACTCTATGACGTGTCCACGCGGGACATGCCGGGCTACGGACTCAAGACCGTTGCGAAGTATTTTGGAGTCACGCGCAAACTGGATCACGAACGAACCTACATTGCCGGCAATGAGATCCACAGGCAATTCAGGGAGGACCGAGACACGTTCCTTGACTATTTGAGAGATGATCTGCTGGAGACCGAAGGCGTTGCTTCCATCTTGCTGCCGACTTATTTTGAGCAGTGCAAGACGTTTCCGATTCTCCTTCAGGAGGCGTGTCTGAGAGGCACCTCAAACAAGATTGACCTGCTCTTCATGGAAAAATACTTCCATGCCGGGCATGCGTTGCCGACGGCTGCCGAAGGCTTTGCGGGTTTTGAGGGTGGTTATACCCGGAGTTTTCATGAGGGTGTTTTTCACCACGTGCTGCACTACGACGTCGCCTCGCTCTATCCCAGTCTGCTATTGCGGCTGGAGCGAAATCCATGGCCCGATGATCTCGGGGTCTTTCTGCCCTTGCTGCGTGAACTCAGGGAGTATCGGTTGAAGTATAAACAGCTTGCGAAAACCGACCCTGACCCATCCTTGCGACGGGAGTACAATGCCCGACAGGCGAGTTTTAAAATACTGATCAACTCCTTTTATGGTTATCTGGGTTTTCCCGGTGCGCGCTTTGGAGATGCTGAGCTGGCAGCTCAGGTCACTGCAGATGGCAGAGAATTGTTGCAGCGTGTCATTGATCGCATGCAGGAACTTGAGGCGATGCCGCTGGAAGCGGATACCGATGGGATTTACATCAGTTCGGAGAAATGGTCAAAAGCACCGCTCGAACTGCTCGAGAAGGTTCAGCAAACACTGCCAGATGGCATTGAGCTGGAGTTGGGTGGCCAGTATGAGGCAATGCTCTGTTACAAAGCGAAGAATTATGCAATCTACGATGGGGAGCAGGTATTGATACGGGGTTCTGCGCTCAAATCCCGTGGAATCGAACCCTTCTTGTCCGATCTGACCAAAACCCTGATCCATTCGCTGCTGGGTGCGTCAAAAACGGACGTTGCGGAGGCACTCAAATGCCTGCGACAAGGGATCGAATCGGGGGAAACCGCTGTGGAGTTGCTCGCCAAGTCGGAGACTTTAAACCAATCGCCGAGCAAGTATCAGAAAGAGGTAGAGGGAAGCCGAAAACCACGTCGGGCGGCGCTGGAAGTGGCGCTTCGAATGGATCCTGTTCCGGGCATGGGTGAGCGAGTTACCTATTTCATGGGACCGAAGGAAAAGGGAAAAACGGCGATGTGGCAGCGCGCGTTTGCCATCGGAGAATTTGATGCAGAGCACTGCCCCTACGACAAGGCAACTTATCTGAAGAAATTGGATGAGTGGGAGCAGAAGTACGGAGAGCTGATGGCGCTGGCTTAG
- a CDS encoding acylphosphatase produces the protein MKVYHKRVQFRGHVQGVGFRYQTLDVARGFDVAGFVRNEDDGSVTLEVEGELKEVHEFIDAVVDELRSYIRESDESSEHREPIFQGFRIA, from the coding sequence ATGAAGGTCTACCACAAACGAGTTCAGTTTCGCGGGCATGTTCAGGGTGTCGGTTTCCGGTATCAAACGCTTGATGTTGCCAGGGGATTCGATGTTGCTGGATTTGTGCGCAATGAAGACGATGGCAGTGTAACGCTCGAAGTGGAAGGCGAATTAAAGGAAGTACATGAGTTCATTGACGCAGTCGTGGACGAACTCCGCAGTTACATCCGCGAATCCGACGAATCCTCCGAACATCGGGAACCCATTTTTCAGGGCTTCCGCATTGCCTGA
- a CDS encoding flavodoxin domain-containing protein, with product MSDPKLTVLFGTMTGNAEDLATQIQEKADELGFETSLKDLADYPAAELAGESEVAIVISTWGEGDPPDEAETFYYEIVDEKVAGLDKLKYTIVALGDSSYDDFCGCGRKLDESLTKQGAKRVMDRIDLDIDFEDGFEAWLEKYAAYLESKQ from the coding sequence ATGAGTGATCCAAAACTGACAGTTCTCTTCGGCACGATGACCGGCAACGCCGAAGACCTTGCAACCCAGATCCAGGAAAAGGCAGACGAACTCGGATTCGAGACCAGTCTCAAAGATCTTGCAGACTATCCTGCGGCAGAGTTGGCGGGCGAATCCGAGGTAGCCATCGTCATCTCCACTTGGGGTGAAGGTGACCCTCCAGACGAAGCCGAAACGTTTTATTATGAAATCGTGGATGAAAAAGTCGCTGGTCTGGACAAGCTCAAGTACACCATTGTCGCACTGGGCGATTCCTCCTACGACGATTTTTGCGGATGTGGACGCAAACTGGATGAAAGCCTGACCAAACAGGGGGCTAAACGGGTGATGGACCGAATCGATCTCGATATCGATTTTGAAGATGGATTCGAAGCATGGCTCGAAAAATATGCAGCCTACCTCGAATCAAAACAATAA
- a CDS encoding Mur ligase family protein, with protein MHIYFMGIGGTAMGSVAILLKQQGHAISGVDLNVYAPMSDRLRNAGIEFFEGFDAERLAAQQPDLVVVGNVIGRGNPEAEWLLETRCLPFVSLPQLIGEHLIGHRPSIVITGTHGKTTTTALTTHLLLESGANPGYLIAGVPASDLPSSAMGSADTPFVIEGDEYDCAFFDKRSKFIHYFPRTLIINNLEFDHGDIFRDLEDIIRSFQHLLRLVPQSGNILINGDDPKLLEWVSREAYSTLWKVGFEAHNDLQILDFEEHSNGSHFRLQLHGRPWLQVSWPLAARYNARNAAMAALATGLQIDPAHPDSFLSPESFTRFRGVMRRQQVLFSNEKLLLVEDFGHHPTAIGETLVSFRNRFPGHRIWAVFEPRSNTSRSPAFQQLWPVTLAHADEVWIGAIHRLHLLDASKRLNTRQLKTDLEDRGTPTHLFESNAELQHCLLSQLANVTSPLLVLFFTNGSFDGIMQASVCEAQRLNR; from the coding sequence ATGCACATCTATTTCATGGGAATTGGCGGCACTGCCATGGGTTCAGTTGCCATCCTGCTCAAACAGCAAGGACATGCGATATCCGGCGTGGACCTCAATGTTTATGCCCCGATGTCGGATCGATTACGCAATGCGGGCATCGAGTTTTTTGAAGGATTCGATGCTGAACGCCTGGCAGCACAGCAACCAGATCTCGTGGTTGTTGGCAACGTCATCGGACGCGGGAATCCTGAGGCCGAATGGTTGCTGGAAACCCGGTGTCTTCCCTTCGTTTCCCTGCCTCAACTGATCGGTGAGCATCTCATCGGACATCGTCCGTCCATCGTGATCACGGGCACCCACGGCAAAACCACCACCACGGCCCTGACCACCCATCTGCTGCTCGAAAGCGGTGCAAATCCAGGATATCTGATTGCCGGAGTGCCCGCCTCGGATCTGCCATCCTCCGCCATGGGCAGTGCCGACACCCCATTTGTGATCGAGGGGGATGAATACGACTGCGCCTTTTTTGACAAGCGCAGCAAATTCATCCACTACTTCCCCCGCACCCTCATCATCAACAACCTCGAATTTGATCATGGCGACATCTTCCGGGATCTGGAGGACATCATTCGATCCTTTCAGCATCTGTTGCGACTGGTTCCCCAAAGCGGAAACATCCTGATCAATGGTGACGATCCGAAGTTGCTTGAATGGGTCAGCCGCGAGGCTTACAGCACGCTCTGGAAGGTGGGATTTGAAGCTCACAACGATCTGCAAATCCTTGATTTTGAAGAACATTCTAACGGCAGCCACTTTCGCTTGCAACTGCATGGAAGACCCTGGCTGCAGGTATCATGGCCCCTTGCAGCACGCTACAATGCACGCAATGCCGCCATGGCTGCGCTGGCGACCGGTTTGCAGATCGACCCTGCCCATCCTGATTCATTTCTGTCTCCGGAATCGTTTACACGGTTTCGCGGTGTGATGCGACGGCAGCAGGTGCTGTTCTCCAATGAGAAGCTGTTGCTGGTTGAAGATTTTGGGCATCATCCCACCGCCATCGGAGAAACGCTCGTCAGCTTTCGCAATCGATTCCCAGGGCACCGTATATGGGCAGTATTTGAACCCCGCAGCAATACTTCACGCTCTCCCGCATTTCAACAATTGTGGCCAGTGACGCTAGCTCATGCCGATGAAGTCTGGATTGGAGCCATTCATCGCCTGCACCTGCTCGACGCATCGAAGCGCTTGAACACGCGTCAGCTCAAGACTGACCTGGAAGACCGGGGAACCCCAACTCATCTGTTCGAAAGCAATGCCGAACTTCAGCACTGCCTACTCTCGCAGCTGGCCAATGTCACCTCACCTCTGCTGGTACTGTTTTTCACAAATGGTTCTTTTGACGGAATCATGCAAGCGAGCGTCTGTGAAGCTCAGCGCCTGAACAGATAG